Proteins from one Nicotiana tabacum cultivar K326 chromosome 23, ASM71507v2, whole genome shotgun sequence genomic window:
- the LOC107802583 gene encoding uncharacterized protein LOC107802583, translating to MRKQIQINSSTVICLVLLLLATETGIIYRVAHGAQRRIQISDDLDDVVDDEEDDVWREWGRKKSAESDFDPPPMDFSTMNPSEIQSEMMKRQSGPVFGFAKLRLGTRRTPEKVSEIAMKWTKLARTGAIEAKFIVVDVSTIMFTMEKGQDTIELKEFLLSQREAYEVKLGDQLFRRPGDPPFEEAFEKSKVDHISSKEKNRHNEL from the exons ATGAGAAAGCAAATACAAATTAATTCATCAACAGTTATTTGTTTGGTGCTGTTATTACTTGCCACTGAAACTGGAATTATTTACCGGGTTGCCCATGGAGCTCAACGGAGAATCCAAATCTCCGACGATCTCGACGACGTCGTTGACGATGAGGAAGATGACGTTTGGAGAGAATGGGGCCGAAAGAAATCGGCCGAATCCGATTTCGATCCGCCGCCGATGGATTTTAGCACGATGAATCCGTCGGAAATTCAATCGGAAATGATGAAGCGGCAGTCGGGTCCGGTTTTTGGATTTGCCAAACTCCGACTTGGAACTCGTCGGACTCCG GAGAAGGTTTCTGAAATAGCCATGAAATGGACCAAACTAGCAAGAACTGGAGCTATTGAGGCAAAATTCATAGTCGTCGATGTGAGCACGATCATGTTCACTATGGAGAAAGGTCAAGACACTATAGAG TTGAAAGAGTTCTTGTTAAGCCAACGAGAAGCATACGAGGTTAAATTAGGGGACCAACTTTTTCGAAGACCAGGAGATCCTCCTTTTGAAGAAGCATTTGAGAAAAGCAAGGTGGATCATATCAGCTCAAAAGAGAAGAATAGGCATAATGAACTGTGA
- the LOC107802589 gene encoding uncharacterized protein LOC107802589: protein MGDLYALDFDGVLCDSCGESSLSAVKAAKVRWPSLFNGVDSSLEDWIVDQMHVVRPVVETGYENLLLVRLLLETRIPSIRKSSVAEGLTVEGILENWAKIKPIIMAEWDEDRDFLIDLFGKVRDEWMDNDLATWIGANRFYPGVPDALKFATSKLYIVTTKQSRFADALLRELAGITIPAERIYGLGTGPKVKVLKLLQEMPEHQGLTLHFVEDRLATLKNVIKESELDGWNLYLGDWGYNTQKEREEAASISRIRLLGLSDFSNKLK from the exons ATGGGGGATTTGTACGCCTTAGATTTTGACGGAGTTCTCTGTGACAGTTGTGGAGAGAGCTCTCTTTCTGCTGTTAAG GCTGCTAAAGTGAGATGGCCCAGTCTTTTCAATGGGGTGGACTCTTCTTTGGAAGATTGGATTGTGGATCAAATGCATGTG GTTAGGCCTGTGGTGGAAACTGGATATGAAAATCTTTTACTTGTGAGGTTGCTCTTAGAGACGAGAATCCCTTCAATCCGCAAGTCTTCG GTTGCAGAAGGACTAACAGTTGAGGGAATACTTGAGAACTGGGCAAAGATAAAACCCATTATAATGGCAGAATGGGATGAAGACAGGGATTTTCTTATAGATCTTTTTGGTAAGGTTAGAGATGAATGGATGGACAATGATTTGGCTACTTGGATTGGTGCAAACAG GTTTTATCCTGGAGTTCCTGATGCACTGAAATTTGCAACTTCAAAGCTCTATATAGTCACCACGAAGCAG AGCCGCTTTGCAGATGCATTACTTAGAGAGCTTGCTGGGATAACTATTCCAGCTGAAAGGATATATGGTCTAGGCACAGG TCCTAAAGTAAAAGTGCTCAAGCTACTTCAGGAAATGCCAGAACACCAGGGTCTGACCCTACA CTTTGTGGAAGACCGACTTGCTACTTTAAAGAATGTGATTAAAGAGTCCGAGTTGGATGGATGGAACTTGTATTTAG GGGATTGGGGTTACAATACTCAAAAAGAAAGGGAGGAAGCTGCTAGCATTTCCAGAATTCGCCTTCTTGGGCTCTCTGACTTCAGCAACAAGCTGAAATGA